The following DNA comes from Cytophagia bacterium CHB2.
TGGGATTTCGGCGATGGCGCAACTTCGACGGAGCAGAGTCCCACGCATCAATACACCCTTTCCGGCGTGTACACCGTAAAATTGACGGTGACCAGCGCGTGCAACTATAACACCGAGACCAAAACGAATTACATCACGGTCAACGGTGTGCCTGCCGGCAATCTCGCGCGCGGCAAGTTGATCACGGCTTCCAGCACGGTTGCGCCTTATTCTCCGGAACGCGCGGCCGATGGCAGCGCGACCTCTTACTGGCGCAGCGGCAGTGCGCCCAAAGCCACACCCAATTCCTGGTTGCGGGTGGATTTAGGAGGGCCCTACTATATCAACCGCGCCGTGGTCAAATGGAGAGACAGTCATTTTGCCAAACGCTATCGTTTTGAAGTTTCAAACACCGGCGGCGATAGCGACAGCGAATGGACCACGGTTTACACCAACAACGCGGGCGAGAGAGGCACGCAAGATGTCACCTTCAGCACACTGTCTCCGGCGCGCTATTTCCGCCTACGCATAGATCAAAACAACAAGAACGACAACGAGATTTTCGAGTTGGAATGTTATGCCGGCAAACCGGCGCTGAACGGCATTACAAAGGGCTTGGCCGCAGTGGAACTGCCCGACCATTTCGAGTTGCAGCAGAACTATCCCAATCCCTTCAACCCCAGCACCACCATGACGTTTGAACTCGCCGACCTGAGTGAGGTGAGGCTGACGATTTATAACAGCACCGGGCAGCTCGTCAACAAATTGGTGGATGGCACATTTGCCCGGGGCCGCCACCAAATTGTCTGGGATGCGACGGATGAGCGAGGCGCGCGCGTGACCAGCGGCGTTTATATCGCGGTATTGCAGGCCAATGGTATCGTGGCGAAGCGCAAACTCGTGTTGACGAAGTAATATCTGAAACAGAGAGTATAAAACGCAAAAGCGTAAAACGTAATTTTGTCTATTATGTTTTACGCTTTTTGTTTTATTCAAGGCCTGTCAACTGTGATAAAATGTTCTTGCAACGGCTTGGCCGTTGCATTAGAACTCAAGCGTTCTCACAACCCCGACGTGGACAAGTCGCAACCAAAAAGAAAATCTCCAAACTAATAGAAAAACTAGTGCACTGTCACCTTAAAAAATATATCCCTCTTCGTTCTGTCATTCCGGAGGGAGCTTGTGAAGTTCTAGGCCTAATGCCGAGTACTTCACAAGATCCCGTCTGGATGACATTTCGAGAGGCACTCCTACAAATTAAGGTGACAGCGTACTAGCCGCTAAGGCGTTTGGCTTTTCAAGCTCAGAACAAAATCCTGAAAGTTTCTGGCAGCATAATTTGCCGACAGACCGATTTGAAATGATTCTATCGATAGATCATGCTGTCCACACAAAACAACAAGGAATCTTGCGTAATTCTCAAGTCGAGTAAATTTTAAAACCGGCACGGCAGCCTTCAAAAAACATTCCGCACCTGTCGGGCAATGCAGGTATTTGCACTTGCCTGTAAAGCGATTTTTTAATACGGTAAAATTTCGGCTGGAGCACCAGGGAAAATTTGTTCGGCTGCAAGGGTACTCCTTCCTCAGAATACCACCTGCAATTACCCACCTTGACTTCCAATTCTACCGCGTGGCCGGCCTGCGCGGGTGACGCAAGAACGTATTACGCACGCTTAAAAAATCGCCACTTCT
Coding sequences within:
- a CDS encoding T9SS type A sorting domain-containing protein, with the protein product WDFGDGATSTEQSPTHQYTLSGVYTVKLTVTSACNYNTETKTNYITVNGVPAGNLARGKLITASSTVAPYSPERAADGSATSYWRSGSAPKATPNSWLRVDLGGPYYINRAVVKWRDSHFAKRYRFEVSNTGGDSDSEWTTVYTNNAGERGTQDVTFSTLSPARYFRLRIDQNNKNDNEIFELECYAGKPALNGITKGLAAVELPDHFELQQNYPNPFNPSTTMTFELADLSEVRLTIYNSTGQLVNKLVDGTFARGRHQIVWDATDERGARVTSGVYIAVLQANGIVAKRKLVLTK